ACTTGAGTcattttattctattttattctatttttaatctttattttccttagtttcttaatttaattatttatagctTAGTTTAGCATTTTTAGCTATTTTTGTTAGCTTTTAGGTCTTAAttccgtaatttatttattttatttgttttataattttatagtttaattatgttagttttcttattaattttctattttatttctattaaTTTCTATTTAgttgtttttattattattattattattattattattattattattattattattattattatatatatatatatttttttttttgacagacACTAAACAAAGCTTAGAAGCTTTCCTGGAGACTAGTTATCCTAGCTTGGATTGCCAGTTTGTGGGCGTCCAGAGTAGCTTGTCTACTagtaaaatttattttacagaAGCTAAAGTTATTCCCTAATTTGCGGATATCCTCTATCAGATTTCTCAGGTCTGTTGGCGCTTCTTGGATTGTCTCAATATACCTGATTAGTACCCTGCAGTCCGTGTTGACAATTACCTCCTTATGCTCTTGCTCAATCAGCCATTTCAGTAAGTGTAGTATTCCTCTTGCTTCTGCATCTGCTGCCGATGTGCATCTTATGGGCATGCTCATTGTATGTATAGTGGTATTGGTGATATTGTTGTATATCCTCCATCCGATGCCCGCATAGTTCTTGTCTTTGCATTTCTTGTCCATCTTCCATGCACTATCTACATTTGCATATAAAGTGGTCTCCCCAATCTCGTTGTTGCCAATTGAAACAGTATTTTCCTCTTCATTCCtagttgatgttgttgttgttcttccaCTGCGATCCACTCTATTGTGGGCTGCCTTTTGTGAGGTGTTAGTCCAATGATGGAGAGTTTCTACTATCGTTATTGGGCTGGGTTCTACCCCCCTAAAAATGATCTCATTCCTGTGCTTCCAAATCGCCCAAAAACCTGCAAAGAAAATGTTAGTTGAATCGTAGTAGGGATCATCCTCTCTTGATAGTTGCCTTATCCAGTTTTTAACCCATTCCTGGATTGTTGTTGTGCTGCTAGCTCTAGTGTTAATGCCAAGTGGGAAAGATTGCCACATTCCTGATGACCATTCACAGTCACGAAACACATGAGATGCAGTCTCCTTTTCTTTGTTGCAGAACACACAGACGGGATCAACATATATCCCTCTTTGATTGATGTTTGTTTTTGTTGGTAGAGCGTTATTGCAAACTTTCCACATGAAGACTTTCCATTTATGTAGAGTGTTTATTACCCAGAATGTCTTCCAAATTTTGCTATCTTCTTGGTATTTCTTATGGTCATCACTTTGACTGACTAGGAAACCATACCCCATTTTGACCGAGTATTGACCAGACTTTGTGTGTGACCATCTTTGTTCATCATCTTTACCATTCTCAGGGATGTACGAATTCAGTACTCGTTGTG
This Spinacia oleracea cultivar Varoflay chromosome 6, BTI_SOV_V1, whole genome shotgun sequence DNA region includes the following protein-coding sequences:
- the LOC110790908 gene encoding uncharacterized protein; amino-acid sequence: MGGLGIRNVAMFNRAMLYKYAWRCEAQKESILSRMYKAKYGTLPLQAGGKGVTKPHWSWGFKGMCKVAMEFHKGMRWKLGNGRNINPEGDLWADNQEVKFKANTNDQVRKDFSKVESLIDWNKREWNQNLIWNNFPRMDAQRVLNSYIPENGKDDEQRWSHTKSGQYSVKMGYGFLVSQSDDHKKYQEDSKIWKTFWVINTLHKWKVFMWKVCNNALPTKTNINQRGIYVDPVCVFCNKEKETASHVFRDCEWSSGMWQSFPLGINTRASSTTTIQEWVKNWIRQLSREDDPYYDSTNIFFAGFWAIWKHRNEIIFRGVEPSPITIVETLHHWTNTSQKAAHNRVDRSGRTTTTSTRNEEENTVSIGNNEIGETTLYANVDSAWKMDKKCKDKNYAGIGWRIYNNITNTTIHTMSMPIRCTSAADAEARGILHLLKWLIEQEHKEVIVNTDCRVLIRYIETIQEAPTDLRNLIEDIRKLGNNFSFCKINFTSRQATLDAHKLAIQARITSLQESF